One window from the genome of bacterium encodes:
- a CDS encoding ATP-dependent Clp protease ATP-binding subunit, translated as MQNKFSLRVQQVIQYSREEALRLGHDFIGTEHLLLGIIRLGDGLAVQILHNLGCDLDELRESVEEMVDTTRGSMKIGNIPFTKRAEKVLKLSYIEGKSYSSDIIGTEHLLLALLKEEDSMAAQVLHGFNVTYENVKGELDNLLRGSGQQAPQAPQEKTKTPNLDHFSRDLTKLARENKLDPIIGRDMEIERVAQILSRRKKNNPVLIGEPGVGKTAIAEGLALRIVQQRVSPILYGKRVVALDLGSIVAGTKYRGQFEERIKSIMQEIEKSPDIILFIDELHTIVGAGSASGSLDASNMFKPALARGELQCIGATTLNEYRQSIEKDGALERRFQKVMVDPPSVEDTIQILLGLREKYEEHHGVKFTDEAVESAVHLSDRYVTDRFLPDKAIDVIDETGSSVRISHIVIPDKILEIEKQIDNVKHEKEDLVKRQEYEKAAMLRDKKIKLETMLREEKERWERSEARPTLVVTPEEIAATVARMTGIPVTRVAAGEGERLLKIAESLSKKIVGQNEALEVIAKALRRARSGLKSPTRPIGSFMFLGSPGVGKTELAHALADYLFNDPESLIRIDMSEYSEKFNVSRLIGAPPGYVGYDEGGQLTEKVRRKPYSVVLLDEVEKAHPEVFNVLLQVLDHGELTDGTGQKVDFRNTILILTSNLGTREAAKSMEFGFGGVKVESHDKMSGKMMDEVKQLFRPEFLNRLDEIIVFNMLSREAIDIILSKHIEDLNRRLLDRSLTVQLTAKAREYLIDKGYKPEIGARLMRRTVEKFVEDPLAEEILRERFHEGSTVQITMKGDELTFREFKEKIPEESADAE; from the coding sequence ATGCAGAATAAATTCTCCCTGCGCGTTCAACAGGTAATCCAGTACTCCCGGGAGGAAGCGCTTCGCTTGGGCCATGACTTCATTGGCACCGAGCACTTGCTTCTGGGAATCATCCGCCTCGGCGATGGCTTGGCGGTTCAAATCCTGCACAACCTCGGTTGTGACTTGGATGAACTCCGCGAGTCCGTCGAAGAGATGGTGGATACCACGCGCGGGTCGATGAAGATTGGGAACATTCCCTTCACCAAGCGTGCTGAGAAAGTTCTCAAGCTATCCTATATTGAAGGAAAGAGCTACTCGTCAGATATTATCGGGACCGAGCATTTGCTGTTGGCTCTTCTCAAGGAAGAGGATTCGATGGCTGCTCAGGTGCTGCACGGTTTCAATGTCACCTACGAGAATGTCAAAGGTGAGTTGGACAATCTCCTGCGCGGCAGCGGACAGCAGGCTCCGCAGGCTCCGCAAGAGAAGACCAAGACTCCGAACCTCGACCACTTCTCGCGCGACCTGACCAAACTCGCTCGCGAAAACAAACTCGACCCGATTATCGGGCGCGACATGGAGATCGAGCGCGTCGCGCAGATCCTCTCGCGCCGCAAGAAGAATAATCCCGTGCTGATCGGCGAACCCGGTGTCGGTAAAACCGCCATCGCCGAGGGCCTCGCCCTGCGCATCGTTCAGCAACGCGTTTCGCCGATTCTTTACGGCAAGCGCGTGGTCGCTCTTGACTTGGGTTCCATCGTCGCTGGCACGAAGTATCGTGGACAGTTTGAAGAGCGAATCAAGTCCATCATGCAGGAGATCGAGAAGAGTCCGGACATCATTCTCTTTATTGACGAGTTGCATACCATCGTGGGTGCGGGCAGCGCGTCAGGATCGCTCGACGCTTCGAACATGTTCAAGCCGGCGTTGGCTCGCGGTGAATTGCAGTGTATCGGTGCGACCACGTTGAATGAATACCGTCAGTCCATCGAGAAGGACGGCGCGCTTGAACGCCGCTTCCAGAAAGTGATGGTCGATCCGCCTTCCGTCGAGGATACGATTCAAATTCTGCTCGGTCTGCGCGAAAAGTATGAAGAGCATCACGGCGTGAAATTCACGGATGAAGCCGTCGAATCCGCCGTGCACCTCTCTGATCGCTACGTCACGGACCGCTTCCTTCCCGACAAGGCTATCGACGTCATCGATGAAACCGGCTCGTCCGTTCGCATCTCGCACATTGTGATTCCTGACAAGATTCTGGAAATTGAAAAGCAGATAGACAACGTCAAGCACGAGAAGGAAGATCTTGTCAAGCGGCAGGAGTATGAAAAGGCCGCGATGCTGCGCGACAAGAAAATCAAGCTCGAAACGATGCTCCGCGAGGAGAAGGAACGGTGGGAGCGCAGCGAAGCCCGTCCGACTCTTGTCGTGACTCCCGAGGAAATCGCCGCAACCGTCGCTCGCATGACGGGCATTCCGGTCACGCGGGTCGCCGCGGGTGAAGGCGAACGTCTGCTGAAGATTGCCGAGTCGCTCTCCAAGAAGATTGTCGGACAGAACGAAGCGCTCGAAGTGATTGCCAAAGCGCTCCGCCGCGCGCGGTCTGGCCTCAAAAGTCCCACGCGTCCCATCGGCAGCTTCATGTTCTTGGGTTCGCCAGGTGTCGGTAAGACTGAACTCGCGCACGCGCTCGCGGACTATCTCTTCAATGATCCCGAATCGCTGATTCGCATTGACATGAGCGAGTATAGCGAAAAGTTTAACGTCTCGCGTTTGATCGGCGCGCCTCCCGGTTATGTCGGCTATGATGAAGGCGGCCAGTTAACGGAAAAGGTTCGTCGCAAACCGTATAGCGTGGTGCTGCTCGACGAAGTGGAAAAGGCACACCCGGAAGTCTTCAACGTTCTGCTGCAGGTGCTCGATCACGGTGAATTGACGGACGGCACGGGACAGAAGGTGGACTTCCGCAATACAATCTTGATTCTCACGTCGAATCTCGGTACGCGCGAAGCGGCCAAGTCGATGGAGTTCGGGTTCGGTGGCGTGAAAGTTGAGTCGCACGACAAGATGTCCGGCAAGATGATGGACGAAGTCAAGCAGCTCTTCCGTCCCGAGTTCTTGAATCGTCTCGATGAAATAATCGTCTTCAACATGCTCAGCCGTGAAGCGATCGACATCATCCTGTCAAAGCACATCGAAGATCTCAACAGACGGTTGCTGGATCGCTCGTTGACCGTACAGCTGACGGCTAAGGCCCGCGAATACCTGATTGACAAAGGCTATAAGCCGGAAATCGGGGCGCGTTTGATGCGTCGTACGGTGGAGAAATTCGTCGAAGATCCGCTGGCCGAAGAAATCCTGCGTGAGCGTTTTCACGAAGGCTCGACTGTGCAAATTACCATGAAGGGCGACGAACTCACCTTCCGTGAGTTCAAGGAAAAAATCCCTGAAGAATCCGCTGACGCCGAATAG